One region of Oncorhynchus masou masou isolate Uvic2021 unplaced genomic scaffold, UVic_Omas_1.1 unplaced_scaffold_1280, whole genome shotgun sequence genomic DNA includes:
- the LOC135530162 gene encoding lysozyme g-like: protein MGSHEMAGELPFMNKYKSIIKRVGYNHGVEPSIIAGIISRETRAGTGAGLVNGWGDNGNAFGLMQVDKNWHVPRGGWDSEEHLSQATGILVGIIGSVQRKFPSWTKEQQLRGGLAAYNVGLDNVHCYSRVDVMTTGGDYSMDVLARAQFYRCNGY from the exons ATGAACAAGTATAAGTCCATCATAAAGCGAGTGGGGTATAACCATGGAGTGGAGCCATCCATCATAGCTGGGATCATCTCACGAGAGACCAGGGCTGGGACAGGAGCAGGACTGGTCAATGGTTGGGGGGACAATGGAAATGCATTTGGACTCATGCAG GTTGACAAAAACTGGCACGTTCCACGGGGGGGATGGGACAGTGAGGAACATCTGAGTCAAGCAACTGGGATACTCGTTGGTATAATTGGATCGGTTCAGAGAAAATTCCCTTCATGGACCAAAGAGCAGCAGCTGAGAG GAGGGTTAGCAGCCTACAATGTGGGGCTGGATAATGTCCACTGTTACAGTAGAGTGGATGTGATGACCACTGGGGGGGACTACTCCATGGATGTTCTTGCCAGAGCTCAATTTTACAGATGTAATGGTTATTAA